One Vibrio pomeroyi genomic region harbors:
- a CDS encoding EAL domain-containing protein — protein MHCSFNINNNNESLQLIYNEEKIYIKRDSNKISEETLNSKESFVFKYLIENASISNPQSARDVEESFKSHFDEEFSLYALKNIIASIRKKYRNLCEEAEVDNNSELISNLYKVGYFIDLDKSSENRIAPKDNINQFKPSQIEMLKLMFNTYHKELIRALITVFTATSFFLFVVYFFQILYTTKIADEYSGNTKHIAEEVMDYGCDSPGAVHSLRHSLNLDSVVMTTPHGSCYISKSRSQYVELDKIDDFYDSGDFTYSRFSDPENDIDLTVRISKGSIEARYRNSLLPLLVDSVSIQKSGYYILNLGDNSQPIYTSELPSGASITFYSDDIVALWVTLSLLLATLLYRSYILGFVIYLYRWKHISFEEEPIINTEDNTVLYYELLSRVRNVGVLSFINTMRRTNLLTFHTILLIETVRNAKLNNSHEIYGVNVCPSALVGNNFSKLKVHLDAMEANEFVVEITEYSNIGYGCEVIDNIKAIKKLGITIALDDFGTGNNNIEIIGIISPTYLKLDRCFVKDIESGEHHQGVLLNISEIGRLSNITMIYEGVETRRQQYILCQLGYNLHQGYLYSRPQSTTS, from the coding sequence ATGCACTGTTCTTTCAATATAAATAACAATAATGAGAGCTTGCAACTAATCTATAATGAAGAAAAAATATATATCAAAAGAGACAGTAATAAGATATCAGAGGAAACTCTTAATAGTAAAGAGAGTTTTGTCTTCAAATATTTAATTGAGAATGCTTCAATTTCTAACCCTCAATCCGCTAGAGATGTTGAAGAGTCTTTTAAATCGCATTTTGATGAAGAGTTCAGTTTGTACGCATTAAAGAATATTATCGCGTCTATAAGAAAGAAATATCGAAACCTGTGTGAAGAAGCCGAGGTTGATAATAATAGTGAACTCATTTCTAACCTTTATAAGGTTGGCTATTTTATTGATCTCGATAAGAGCTCAGAAAACCGCATAGCGCCCAAAGACAACATCAACCAGTTCAAACCCAGTCAGATAGAGATGCTCAAACTGATGTTCAACACCTATCATAAGGAGTTGATCAGGGCTCTGATAACCGTGTTCACCGCGACGTCATTCTTCTTGTTCGTTGTCTACTTTTTCCAAATCCTTTATACAACGAAAATTGCAGATGAATACAGTGGGAACACCAAACATATTGCAGAAGAAGTGATGGATTATGGCTGTGATAGCCCTGGGGCCGTACATTCACTAAGGCATTCCCTCAACCTCGACTCGGTCGTCATGACCACCCCTCATGGCTCGTGCTATATATCCAAAAGCCGCTCACAGTATGTGGAACTCGATAAGATTGATGACTTCTACGACAGTGGCGACTTCACTTATTCGCGTTTCAGTGACCCTGAAAATGATATCGATCTGACGGTTCGTATCTCCAAAGGTTCTATTGAGGCACGTTACAGAAACTCACTGTTGCCTCTACTGGTTGATTCGGTCTCTATACAAAAGAGTGGCTACTACATTCTCAACCTCGGAGATAACAGTCAGCCGATTTATACTTCTGAGCTACCGAGCGGTGCCTCGATCACTTTCTATAGTGACGATATTGTTGCGCTGTGGGTTACACTTTCACTACTGCTCGCCACCCTACTCTATCGCTCATATATTTTAGGTTTCGTTATCTACCTGTATCGTTGGAAACACATCTCGTTTGAAGAAGAGCCAATCATCAACACAGAAGACAACACCGTTTTGTACTACGAGTTGCTATCTAGGGTGCGTAATGTCGGCGTTTTGAGCTTCATCAACACCATGAGACGCACCAACCTACTGACGTTTCATACGATTTTACTTATCGAAACGGTCAGAAACGCCAAGTTAAACAATAGTCATGAGATCTACGGTGTCAACGTCTGCCCAAGTGCTTTAGTTGGGAATAACTTTTCAAAACTTAAAGTGCATTTGGATGCGATGGAAGCGAATGAATTTGTGGTTGAGATAACTGAATACTCAAACATTGGTTATGGCTGCGAGGTAATAGACAACATCAAGGCGATCAAAAAGTTGGGAATCACCATCGCATTGGATGACTTTGGTACAGGTAATAACAACATCGAAATCATCGGTATTATCTCGCCAACCTATCTGAAGCTGGATCGCTGTTTTGTTAAAGACATCGAATCAGGAGAGCACCATCAAGGTGTGTTGCTTAACATCTCAGAGATCGGACGCTTGTCCAACATCACGATGATTTACGAGGGTGTCGAAACGCGCAGGCAGCAATACATCTTGTGTCAGTTGGGCTATAACCTGCATCAAGGTTACCTATACAGCCGACCTCAAAGCACGACAAGCTAA
- a CDS encoding bifunctional diguanylate cyclase/phosphodiesterase encodes MLHINDKKLVWFTKYLPITIIIFSAIILNVAMFTSVDHKVKALVNLIRTDYIAAQKESIETQVLQVSQQITHTQRLIESETKKTITRRLDRAYTAARNIYSSNQHLPQEELKLLILNEIRKLSYAKEKGYIYAYDMQGNVLVHPLYPELENTNQLEETDIRGVPVIKEQIDLLKATDGAYSRYFAPRPGFDGQDFEKPHLGSDHFEKLSYIRRFEPFDWYFGTGVSIEDVKRTSYQRILEILSTVTIGDNGYLFVFEKNGNSLLHANQIHAGRELNVYDLIGDGFKQDVLAQAETGGFVDYMAEDKQGVIGPKSSYVQNVGEWDWIVGTGIYLNNVNASIEKRKDELLAESRNEFGLVLVMSVLVSLACIFISALVGRRISIRFAQMEQRISDDFNRIQNSRRRLQHMARHDSLTALPNRSELELQVSRAIAHSKLEGKLVALVFVDLDNFKRINDQYGHASGDELLKQIGQRFERILGPNDIVSRFGGDEFVFCLPGIHDLVEAENKVKQIQDVFEPSFDLHGSSVSAQCSAGVSMYPYDGTEVEELLTKADIVLYKAKELNKGDAVFYDDVINQKVKYDFSIEEQLETALDKGEFSVLYQPQVDSHTEQLKGVEALCRWHNSVLGFVSPLDFIPAAERVGKIHEIGEFVLRKACEDTLSLMSNGPEAVCVSVNVSPKQVFELGFDDKVIGLVEEVGIDPCRVTLELTENILIKDLHIVEPILRRLREYGFGISLDDFGTGFSSLNYLNTLPITEIKIDRSFIGKLNSSQHSETLVKAIIDIGASCQMKVVAEGVETPEQMEKLQQYHCDLLQGYYFDKPLSAQGLIDAYFPVNSEILTCSNA; translated from the coding sequence ATGTTGCACATTAATGACAAAAAACTGGTTTGGTTTACCAAGTATTTGCCAATAACCATCATCATCTTTTCTGCGATCATATTGAATGTGGCGATGTTCACGAGCGTAGACCACAAGGTTAAGGCGTTGGTTAATCTCATCAGAACGGATTACATTGCAGCACAAAAGGAATCGATTGAGACCCAGGTGTTGCAGGTGTCTCAGCAAATCACGCACACCCAACGCCTTATTGAATCTGAGACAAAAAAGACAATCACTCGTCGCTTAGACAGAGCTTATACCGCCGCTCGAAATATCTATTCCTCCAATCAACACCTGCCACAAGAAGAACTCAAGTTACTCATTCTTAATGAGATTAGAAAGCTGAGTTATGCCAAGGAAAAGGGCTATATCTATGCTTATGACATGCAAGGTAATGTGTTAGTCCATCCACTGTATCCTGAACTTGAAAACACAAACCAGTTGGAAGAGACCGACATCCGTGGCGTGCCTGTCATCAAAGAGCAAATCGACCTTCTGAAAGCGACCGATGGGGCTTACTCTCGCTATTTTGCCCCTCGTCCTGGGTTTGATGGGCAAGATTTCGAAAAGCCTCATCTCGGCAGCGACCATTTTGAAAAACTCAGTTATATCCGCCGATTTGAGCCGTTTGATTGGTATTTCGGCACAGGTGTTTCGATTGAAGATGTTAAGCGCACCAGTTACCAACGAATCCTTGAGATCCTGTCGACAGTGACGATTGGCGACAATGGGTACCTATTTGTTTTTGAGAAGAACGGCAACAGCTTGCTTCATGCGAACCAGATTCATGCGGGGCGAGAGCTTAATGTGTATGACCTAATTGGAGATGGCTTCAAACAAGACGTTCTGGCTCAAGCTGAGACGGGCGGGTTTGTCGACTATATGGCGGAAGATAAACAGGGCGTGATAGGCCCAAAGAGTAGCTACGTCCAGAATGTCGGCGAGTGGGACTGGATTGTTGGGACGGGTATTTACCTGAATAACGTCAATGCCTCGATAGAGAAGCGAAAGGATGAGTTATTAGCTGAGTCTCGCAACGAATTCGGGCTCGTTCTCGTCATGAGCGTGCTCGTTTCCCTAGCGTGCATTTTTATCAGTGCTTTGGTTGGCCGAAGGATCTCAATACGTTTTGCTCAAATGGAACAGAGAATTTCCGATGACTTCAACCGAATTCAAAATAGCCGCCGCCGTCTTCAACATATGGCAAGACACGACTCCTTAACCGCTCTCCCAAACCGCTCAGAACTCGAACTGCAAGTCAGCCGAGCTATCGCGCATTCAAAACTTGAAGGCAAGCTGGTGGCATTAGTGTTTGTGGATTTGGACAACTTCAAACGCATTAATGACCAATATGGTCACGCGAGCGGAGATGAACTACTGAAACAGATAGGTCAGCGCTTTGAGCGTATCTTAGGGCCTAATGATATCGTGTCACGTTTTGGCGGCGATGAGTTTGTTTTCTGTCTGCCGGGTATTCACGACCTTGTGGAAGCGGAAAACAAGGTTAAACAAATCCAAGATGTGTTCGAGCCATCGTTTGATCTGCATGGTTCTTCTGTTTCTGCGCAATGCTCTGCGGGCGTGTCTATGTATCCTTATGATGGTACAGAGGTGGAAGAGTTGCTAACCAAGGCCGATATTGTGTTGTACAAGGCGAAGGAGCTGAACAAAGGCGATGCGGTTTTCTATGACGATGTGATCAATCAGAAAGTGAAGTATGACTTTTCGATTGAAGAACAGTTAGAAACAGCCTTAGACAAGGGCGAGTTCAGTGTGCTGTATCAACCTCAAGTGGACTCTCATACCGAGCAGCTAAAAGGTGTAGAGGCGCTTTGTCGTTGGCACAATAGTGTGCTTGGCTTTGTATCTCCGCTGGACTTCATTCCGGCAGCAGAACGAGTTGGCAAGATTCACGAGATTGGTGAGTTTGTATTAAGAAAAGCGTGTGAAGACACTTTGAGCTTAATGTCAAACGGACCAGAAGCAGTATGTGTTTCCGTGAACGTGTCACCTAAACAAGTCTTTGAACTTGGCTTTGATGACAAAGTGATTGGTCTCGTTGAAGAAGTGGGCATCGACCCTTGTCGAGTCACTCTAGAACTGACAGAAAACATCCTCATTAAAGATCTACATATTGTAGAGCCGATACTGAGAAGGCTTCGTGAGTATGGGTTTGGTATCTCGCTCGATGATTTTGGTACGGGCTTTTCATCACTGAATTACCTCAATACGTTGCCGATCACCGAGATCAAGATTGACCGATCTTTCATTGGCAAGCTCAACTCCAGTCAACACAGCGAAACCTTGGTTAAAGCGATCATTGATATTGGTGCGTCTTGCCAAATGAAAGTCGTCGCGGAAGGGGTCGAGACCCCAGAGCAGATGGAGAAGTTGCAGCAATACCATTGTGACTTATTACAAGGTTACTACTTCGATAAGCCACTCTCTGCTCAAGGGTTGATTGATGCTTATTTTCCTGTGAACTCTGAAATCCTTACGTGTAGCAACGCCTAA
- a CDS encoding GntR family transcriptional regulator, translating to MTEWKDDQPIFRQLATKISDQILQGVWLEQQALPSVRAVAADLKINHLTVMKSYQLLVDEGLVEKKRGQGMYVAEGALQKLKESAHQTFINTQIPAIAETLGIIDMSVEELVKQLAQHIKDKS from the coding sequence ATGACCGAATGGAAAGACGACCAACCGATCTTTAGGCAGCTTGCTACCAAGATCAGTGACCAAATTCTTCAAGGTGTTTGGTTAGAGCAACAAGCATTGCCTTCGGTACGTGCCGTTGCTGCCGATCTCAAAATCAACCACCTTACTGTCATGAAAAGCTACCAGTTACTGGTGGATGAAGGCTTGGTTGAGAAAAAGCGCGGCCAAGGCATGTATGTGGCCGAAGGTGCACTGCAAAAGTTGAAAGAGTCGGCACACCAAACTTTCATTAACACACAGATCCCAGCCATCGCTGAGACACTAGGCATCATTGATATGAGTGTCGAAGAACTCGTGAAACAGCTAGCACAACACATCAAGGACAAGTCATGA
- a CDS encoding ABC transporter ATP-binding protein, which yields MSTLLSVKNVTKTYSNQVGVENISFELKPGQVLGLLGHNGAGKSTLIKSLLGGHNYQGEIEVNGYHPIHQHAELMQHLSYISDVNVLPEWMTVKQLLRYTEGVHPSFNRQKAEQTLSSTNIKISSTIKQLSKGMKVQLHLAIIIATDTQVLILDEPTLGLDLLYRDTFYRHLLEWFHDGERAMIIASHEVSEIEHLLTDVLILKQGHCVMQKSMEEIENDYFIIDVANNHSSEIQKLNPLTSQPGLGTTKWLLESQYKEQVESLGNIYNVGLADLFLATQTEKA from the coding sequence ATGAGTACTTTACTTTCCGTGAAAAACGTAACCAAAACCTATTCAAATCAAGTGGGTGTCGAGAACATCAGCTTTGAGTTAAAGCCGGGGCAAGTGCTTGGTTTACTTGGCCACAATGGTGCGGGTAAATCGACACTGATTAAGTCACTGCTTGGTGGACACAACTATCAAGGTGAGATTGAGGTCAACGGTTACCACCCTATCCACCAGCACGCGGAGCTCATGCAGCACCTATCTTACATTTCAGATGTGAACGTGTTGCCAGAGTGGATGACAGTGAAACAACTGCTTCGCTACACAGAAGGTGTGCACCCAAGCTTCAATAGGCAAAAAGCCGAACAGACGCTAAGCAGTACCAACATTAAGATCTCTTCAACGATCAAGCAGCTTTCTAAAGGGATGAAGGTTCAACTTCACCTTGCGATCATCATCGCGACGGATACTCAAGTCTTGATCTTAGATGAACCAACGTTGGGTCTAGATCTACTCTACCGCGATACTTTCTATCGCCATCTTCTAGAGTGGTTCCACGACGGCGAACGCGCGATGATCATCGCCAGTCATGAGGTTTCAGAGATCGAACACCTATTAACGGATGTGTTGATTCTGAAACAAGGTCACTGTGTGATGCAAAAGAGCATGGAAGAGATCGAGAACGACTACTTCATTATCGATGTGGCAAACAACCACTCTAGTGAGATCCAGAAGCTCAATCCACTGACCTCACAACCGGGGTTAGGAACAACTAAATGGTTATTGGAAAGTCAGTACAAAGAACAGGTTGAATCATTGGGTAACATCTACAACGTTGGTCTCGCGGACCTATTCCTTGCAACACAGACGGAGAAGGCATAA